One genomic window of Thalassolituus hydrocarboniclasticus includes the following:
- the rlmF gene encoding 23S rRNA (adenine(1618)-N(6))-methyltransferase RlmF yields the protein MTKPVDSAASDSAPKKVSGASLYGSGSASGKARPDASSADGTGKARPDASSADGTGKARPDTSSAPSREQRKAPYKDRNAESGASASDRSGSRKPSSGKPSSGKPSSGKDAAAKAPYGQKSKKPPARRDDEKTTSALYGEVKPEGLHPRNVHQGRYDMAALVVAVPELEYFLQANPRGEQTIDFSDNNAVVCLNKALLKHHYGVQQWSILAGFLCPPIPGRADYVHYLADLLTESAKPSVNATPRVLDIGTGANLIYPIIGSSVYGWQFTATDVDATAIRNAHAIISANPALQSINILMQRNSEKLFGGMIRPDDYFDLTLCNPPFFASQKEAEAQARRKWRNLKGDKASVKRNFGGQGNELWCEGGELAFIKRMIHESVEFSAQVGWFSSLVSAHDHLPALKQLLRKLGATDIKTVPMAQGQKVSRFIAWTFQA from the coding sequence GTGACCAAACCTGTTGATTCTGCTGCATCTGACTCTGCGCCGAAAAAAGTATCCGGCGCTTCTCTTTATGGTTCTGGGTCTGCTAGCGGCAAAGCCCGCCCGGATGCATCCTCCGCTGATGGAACGGGCAAAGCCCGCCCGGATGCATCCTCCGCTGATGGAACGGGGAAAGCCCGTCCGGATACATCCTCTGCGCCCAGTCGTGAGCAGAGAAAAGCGCCTTATAAAGACCGTAATGCTGAATCCGGCGCGTCCGCTTCTGACAGATCCGGCAGTCGTAAGCCTTCTTCCGGCAAACCATCTTCCGGCAAGCCTTCCTCAGGAAAAGACGCCGCAGCTAAGGCGCCCTATGGTCAGAAGAGCAAAAAACCGCCCGCCCGCCGCGATGATGAAAAAACAACCTCAGCGCTCTATGGCGAAGTAAAGCCCGAGGGGCTGCATCCGCGTAATGTGCATCAGGGCCGTTACGATATGGCAGCGCTGGTGGTGGCAGTGCCGGAGCTTGAATATTTTCTGCAGGCGAATCCGCGCGGTGAACAGACCATCGACTTCAGCGATAACAATGCCGTTGTCTGTCTGAATAAAGCCTTGCTTAAACACCATTATGGCGTGCAGCAGTGGAGTATTCTGGCCGGGTTTTTATGCCCGCCGATTCCGGGGCGCGCCGATTATGTGCACTATCTGGCGGATCTGTTGACGGAGTCGGCTAAACCTTCCGTTAATGCAACACCACGGGTGCTGGATATCGGCACCGGTGCGAATCTGATCTATCCGATTATTGGCAGCAGCGTCTATGGCTGGCAATTCACCGCGACCGATGTGGATGCCACGGCGATCCGCAATGCCCATGCGATTATTTCCGCTAATCCGGCGCTGCAGAGTATTAATATTCTGATGCAGCGAAACAGTGAGAAATTATTTGGCGGTATGATCCGCCCAGATGATTATTTTGATTTAACCCTGTGCAATCCGCCGTTTTTTGCCTCGCAAAAAGAAGCCGAAGCGCAGGCACGACGCAAGTGGCGTAATTTAAAAGGTGATAAAGCCTCGGTAAAACGCAACTTTGGCGGACAGGGGAATGAACTCTGGTGCGAAGGTGGTGAGCTGGCGTTTATTAAGCGCATGATCCACGAAAGTGTGGAGTTTTCAGCTCAGGTTGGCTGGTTCAGCAGTCTGGTGTCAGCCCATGACCATCTTCCGGCACTGAAACAGCTGCTGCGTAAACTGGGCGCGACCGATATTAAAACCGTGCCGATGGCGCAGGGACAGAAGGTCAGCCGCTTTATTGCCTGGACGTTTCAGGCATAA
- a CDS encoding CPBP family intramembrane glutamic endopeptidase: MSSQSRTLHNPLYWLHPKQIWSHVSAIDEQAEKERQNVSPATLKNRAWIVIAVACVCLLMLHYLKYSSNLRTAIPLLENLFAIDNHQWLISYQRSQYRELLGYVWWGLWHLLTFIIIPMLTIRYVLKQSVRDYGWQWGEVHKHWLGYCLLATPIVFFAIMASFRDDFANHYPFYNLAHKSWLDLLLWECIYITQFIAVEFFFRGFIVNGLRPQFGSLSVAVMCLPYLMLHFPKLWLESTGAILFGFFLGILALKSRSIWGGVAVHVAIALAMDFAAMIQTKGLPEQWLR; the protein is encoded by the coding sequence ATGTCGTCTCAATCCAGAACCCTGCATAACCCGTTGTACTGGCTGCACCCGAAACAGATCTGGTCCCACGTCAGCGCTATTGATGAGCAGGCCGAAAAAGAGCGGCAGAATGTCAGCCCGGCAACCTTAAAAAACCGCGCCTGGATTGTGATTGCCGTTGCCTGCGTTTGCTTGCTGATGCTGCATTACCTGAAATACTCGAGCAACCTGCGTACTGCAATCCCGCTACTGGAAAACCTGTTTGCCATTGATAACCACCAGTGGCTGATCAGCTATCAGCGCAGCCAGTACCGCGAATTACTGGGTTATGTCTGGTGGGGTCTCTGGCATTTGCTGACCTTTATTATTATCCCGATGCTCACCATCCGATACGTGCTGAAGCAATCTGTACGGGATTACGGCTGGCAATGGGGCGAGGTGCATAAGCACTGGTTAGGTTATTGCCTGCTGGCTACACCGATTGTGTTCTTTGCCATTATGGCCAGCTTCCGCGACGACTTCGCCAACCACTACCCCTTTTATAATCTGGCCCATAAAAGCTGGCTTGACCTGTTGCTCTGGGAGTGTATTTACATCACCCAGTTTATTGCCGTGGAGTTTTTCTTCCGCGGATTTATTGTGAATGGTCTGCGGCCACAGTTTGGCAGTTTGTCGGTCGCGGTGATGTGCCTGCCCTATCTGATGCTGCATTTCCCAAAGCTGTGGCTGGAGTCGACCGGCGCGATTTTATTCGGCTTTTTTCTTGGCATTCTGGCGTTAAAGTCACGCTCAATCTGGGGTGGTGTTGCCGTGCATGTGGCAATTGCACTGGCCATGGATTTTGCCGCGATGATTCAGACCAAAGGCCTGCCTGAGCAGTGGCTGCGCTGA
- a CDS encoding GlxA family transcriptional regulator, which yields MIRHVTLLAMGQMLSSSVAIPLEMLEATRARLRLARDPRAVFQVDVVAQQLQPLTMLGGFQIRPGKILDEVEHTDLIVVPALWRNPKPQLAQQADTIAWLARQYRAGASIIAIGTGVCLLAEAGLLDGKPATTHWHYLDQFARDYPKVKLQRQHLLTQDGRLYCAASVNSGADLMVHFIGLQYGRELALQVEQQFSPEVRNPFEKKVFYADQAHQHPDEVIALAQTWLQQNVQKPLLLSQLAADAGLSERQFDRRFRAVTGTTPTQYLQKLRCDNARDLLQNSNLSVADIAAAVGYNDGGYFTRIFRRLAGQTPAEYRKKVRAKLFSS from the coding sequence ATGATCCGTCATGTCACCCTGCTGGCCATGGGCCAGATGCTCAGTTCCAGTGTTGCTATTCCGCTGGAAATGCTGGAGGCCACACGGGCGCGATTACGCCTGGCGCGCGATCCGCGTGCGGTGTTTCAGGTAGACGTAGTGGCGCAGCAATTACAGCCGCTGACCATGCTGGGTGGGTTTCAGATCCGCCCGGGCAAAATTCTGGATGAAGTTGAACATACCGATTTAATTGTGGTGCCAGCACTGTGGCGTAACCCAAAACCGCAACTGGCGCAGCAGGCCGATACCATTGCCTGGCTGGCGCGCCAGTATCGCGCCGGTGCCAGTATTATTGCCATTGGTACCGGCGTTTGTTTGCTGGCAGAGGCCGGACTGCTGGATGGCAAGCCGGCCACCACGCACTGGCATTATCTGGATCAGTTCGCGCGCGATTACCCCAAGGTAAAATTACAGCGCCAGCATCTGCTGACACAGGATGGCCGGTTGTATTGTGCAGCCAGTGTGAATTCCGGTGCCGATTTAATGGTGCATTTTATTGGCCTGCAATATGGCCGTGAGCTGGCCTTACAGGTGGAGCAGCAGTTTTCACCGGAGGTTCGTAACCCGTTCGAGAAAAAAGTCTTTTACGCCGATCAGGCGCATCAGCACCCCGATGAAGTCATCGCTTTAGCGCAAACCTGGCTGCAGCAAAATGTGCAGAAACCCTTATTGTTAAGTCAGCTGGCGGCTGATGCCGGATTAAGTGAGCGCCAGTTTGACCGGCGCTTTCGTGCAGTTACCGGCACCACACCGACGCAATATCTTCAGAAATTACGCTGTGACAATGCCCGCGACTTACTGCAGAACTCGAATCTGAGTGTGGCCGATATCGCCGCCGCTGTGGGGTATAACGACGGTGGTTATTTTACCCGGATTTTCCGCCGCCTGGCTGGACAGACCCCAGCGGAATACCGCAAAAAAGTGCGGGCCAAGTTGTTCAGCAGCTGA
- a CDS encoding outer membrane beta-barrel protein: protein MYGNLLKILLLVQLVLIIIPAQAGRNKDYSDLTYFSLTSNNTFPDAAYQSLTGLGDADLVVAISLDDTPYQKEISFRVEAVAGKLYAPDIVVLDEHFRVIQLTSSYADIDACDEELDHHVILNSEARYLVIKAGYKGNRKAMDTCVRWWAVPGLIIPVFYSAEVFTAYEPEGKHSLEIDKVWSERTRFFWSSELESNGKDFLRSSDNPDFKTPPSVNFHLGADVPLNPTSFLRATLGARFTTVNDQQQKGQMLYLGAGYRPTQNWNISAGLRAEFNRSQIAPWIDYQGNAAVKYDTSYGLRLGAGYHLSRSWSSELSATLLDLQTQSGVSVSGSSLSLALVYHFN from the coding sequence ATGTACGGAAACTTATTAAAAATACTGCTGCTTGTTCAGCTGGTGTTAATCATTATTCCTGCACAGGCGGGAAGAAATAAAGATTATTCAGATCTGACCTATTTTTCGCTGACCAGCAATAATACCTTTCCGGACGCTGCTTATCAGTCGCTTACCGGGTTGGGTGATGCCGATCTGGTTGTGGCTATCAGTCTTGACGACACTCCTTATCAAAAGGAGATCAGTTTCAGGGTAGAAGCCGTAGCCGGAAAACTCTATGCGCCGGATATTGTTGTGCTGGATGAACATTTTCGCGTTATTCAGTTAACCAGCTCTTATGCGGATATTGATGCCTGCGATGAGGAACTGGATCATCATGTGATACTCAATAGCGAAGCCCGTTATCTGGTCATCAAGGCAGGGTATAAGGGCAACCGGAAAGCAATGGATACCTGTGTCCGCTGGTGGGCGGTTCCGGGATTAATCATTCCGGTATTTTATTCGGCAGAAGTGTTCACAGCTTATGAGCCTGAAGGGAAGCACAGTCTGGAAATAGACAAGGTATGGAGTGAGCGTACACGCTTTTTCTGGTCTTCTGAGCTGGAAAGTAACGGTAAGGATTTTCTGCGCAGCAGCGATAATCCGGACTTTAAAACCCCACCCAGTGTGAACTTTCATCTCGGCGCTGATGTGCCTTTAAATCCTACGTCCTTTCTCCGCGCCACCCTGGGCGCGCGCTTTACCACGGTCAACGATCAGCAGCAAAAAGGTCAGATGCTGTATCTCGGCGCCGGTTACCGGCCAACACAAAACTGGAATATCAGTGCCGGACTGCGGGCGGAGTTCAACCGCAGCCAGATTGCTCCCTGGATTGATTATCAGGGCAATGCAGCGGTGAAGTATGACACCAGCTATGGCCTGCGCCTGGGAGCGGGTTATCACCTCAGCCGTTCCTGGAGTTCCGAGCTGTCGGCAACCTTGCTGGATTTGCAAACTCAGTCAGGCGTGTCGGTATCTGGCAGCAGTTTGTCGCTGGCGCTCGTTTATCACTTCAATTAA
- a CDS encoding glutathione S-transferase family protein yields the protein MYTLYFLPDACSLATQVVLRELGQEVSLIHKQQVSDFSRINPVGTVPVLHDPDNGQTLREGAAIMIHLLEKHPNPMFPHNDANARLQAIRNIMFANATMHPAYSRLFFASSAIHDTDARQAFFANAANAISALWQVVENQLQEQPFLGGEQPSAADIMLSVYSRWGAAFPVNIQIGEKTSAMIDRVLAMDSFKQALKAEQQAADALR from the coding sequence ATGTACACACTGTATTTTCTGCCTGACGCCTGCTCACTCGCCACCCAGGTAGTACTGCGCGAACTGGGCCAGGAAGTGAGCCTGATTCACAAACAACAGGTCAGCGATTTCAGCCGCATCAACCCGGTCGGCACCGTCCCTGTTCTGCACGATCCGGATAACGGCCAGACTCTGCGTGAAGGTGCCGCCATCATGATCCACCTGCTGGAAAAACACCCCAACCCGATGTTCCCGCACAACGATGCCAACGCACGCCTGCAGGCCATCCGCAACATCATGTTCGCCAACGCCACCATGCACCCGGCCTACAGCCGCTTATTTTTTGCCAGCTCAGCGATCCACGATACCGACGCACGCCAGGCATTTTTTGCCAACGCCGCCAACGCCATCAGTGCCTTGTGGCAAGTGGTGGAGAATCAGCTGCAGGAGCAACCATTTCTGGGCGGTGAACAACCTTCTGCCGCCGACATTATGCTCAGCGTCTATTCACGCTGGGGCGCGGCCTTCCCGGTCAATATTCAGATTGGTGAAAAAACCAGCGCCATGATCGACCGCGTACTGGCAATGGACAGCTTTAAGCAGGCATTAAAAGCCGAACAACAAGCAGCCGATGCTCTGCGCTGA
- a CDS encoding nuclear transport factor 2 family protein, with amino-acid sequence MNTDAITTQDFDQVCALVQDYFDGLHQGDTQKLRHIFHADAVLKAPGLRRNLEDWLSLVAQREVPAQRGDAFGYRLLAVDLLGEQAIVKVLCPLLGRTYIDFLGLLKENNQWRIVNKMYADA; translated from the coding sequence ATGAATACGGATGCAATAACCACTCAGGATTTCGATCAGGTCTGTGCTTTGGTACAGGACTATTTCGACGGCCTGCATCAGGGCGATACGCAAAAACTCCGGCATATTTTTCATGCCGATGCGGTGCTCAAAGCGCCGGGTTTACGCCGCAATCTGGAAGACTGGCTGAGTCTGGTCGCTCAGCGCGAAGTGCCGGCACAGCGTGGTGACGCCTTCGGCTACCGGCTTCTGGCGGTTGACCTGCTCGGTGAGCAAGCCATCGTCAAAGTGTTGTGTCCATTGCTGGGCCGCACCTATATCGATTTTCTCGGACTGTTAAAAGAAAACAATCAATGGCGCATCGTTAACAAAATGTACGCCGATGCCTGA
- a CDS encoding tautomerase family protein, with product MPYINIRITDENVSNEQKQALIRGATQLMADVLNKPPHVTFVVIDEVPTDNWGIGFDQVTEIRKAQSQQ from the coding sequence ATGCCTTACATTAATATCCGGATTACCGACGAGAACGTCAGCAACGAACAGAAACAGGCACTGATACGCGGTGCCACACAACTGATGGCCGATGTGCTGAATAAGCCACCACATGTCACCTTTGTGGTGATTGATGAAGTCCCGACGGATAACTGGGGGATCGGTTTTGATCAGGTAACGGAGATCAGAAAAGCACAGTCTCAACAGTAA
- a CDS encoding MarC family protein → MSELIATFIFFFAVIDPIGTIPVFIAVTALHNEATRRKIALQATLFSGAILLFFVVAGEIILTAINIPLSAFQIAGGIVLFLFALTMIFGEGKPAEEKRIARDGKETAIFPLAVPSIASPGAMLGAVLMTENNRYSLLEQSQTTLVMLSVLGVVFVLLLLASRVHRLIGDGGASIISRVMGLILASVAVNNILSGIKTYFLL, encoded by the coding sequence ATGAGTGAACTGATCGCCACTTTTATCTTCTTTTTTGCTGTGATCGACCCTATCGGCACCATTCCGGTGTTTATTGCGGTCACCGCTCTGCATAACGAAGCGACACGGCGCAAAATTGCCCTGCAGGCGACGTTATTCTCCGGCGCGATCCTGCTGTTTTTTGTGGTGGCCGGCGAAATCATTCTGACCGCCATCAATATTCCGCTGTCGGCGTTTCAGATTGCCGGCGGTATCGTGCTGTTTCTGTTTGCCCTGACCATGATCTTTGGCGAAGGCAAACCGGCTGAAGAAAAACGCATCGCCCGCGACGGTAAAGAAACCGCTATTTTTCCGCTGGCAGTGCCGTCCATTGCCAGCCCCGGCGCCATGCTTGGTGCGGTACTGATGACCGAAAACAACCGTTACAGCCTGCTCGAACAGTCGCAGACCACGCTGGTGATGCTGTCGGTTCTGGGGGTGGTTTTTGTCCTGCTACTGCTGGCCAGCCGGGTTCACCGGCTTATCGGTGATGGTGGCGCCAGTATTATCAGCCGGGTGATGGGGCTGATTCTGGCATCGGTGGCGGTGAATAATATTCTGTCCGGCATCAAGACCTACTTTTTGCTTTAA
- the aceE gene encoding pyruvate dehydrogenase (acetyl-transferring), homodimeric type, giving the protein MTHDVDVYETQEWLDSLHATIRHAGPERAAFLLKKLFDHAMAKGVALPPAITTPYRNTIAPEKEKRMPGDLFMERRIRSLIRWNALAMVMRANDNDEGLGGHIASFSSAATLYDVAFNYFFRGNDDGHLGDLIYFQGHSAPGIYARSYLEGRFDEQQLDSFRREVDGNGLSSYPHPWLMPDYWQFPTVSMGLGPIQAIYQAHVMRYLSARDLVARGDRKVWAFLGDGECDEPETLGAISLAGREQLENLIFVVNCNLQRLDGPVRGNGKIMQELEGVFRGAGWNVIKVVWGRHWDILLEKDKSGMLQKRMDEVCDGDLQNYKANGPAYTREHFFGAYPELKELADELTDDDIRKLNRGGHDPFKVYAAYAEAVAHKGQPTVVLAQTVKGYGLGDAGESANITHSVKKLDKEALKQFRDRFAIPLTDDQLDDVPYYRPAPDSPEMKYMRERREQLHGFVPSRRPDFEPLTVPALEAFQNQLSGSGERELSSTMSFVRVLSQLVKDKNIGQRIVPIVPDEARTFGMEGMFRQLGIYSSAGQKYTPHDSNQIMYYKEDKKGQILEEGINEAGAMSAWIAAATAYSNSHCPMIPFYVFYSMFGFQRIGDLAWAAGDIQARGFLIGATSGRTTLNGEGLQHQDGHSHLMAHTIPNCKSYDPTYGFELAVIIQDGLKRMYEQQENCFYYITTMNENYAHPDMPQGAEEGIIKGIYLLKGGKKTKAAEPRVQLMGAGSILREVEAAADILRNDYGVESDIWSVTSVNELARDGQRCQRENLLKPDAEATVPYLTQVLADKKGPAVLATDYIKSYGEQLRAFIPQNCGGAAGFKVLGTDGFGRSDTRKKLRHFFEVSREFIVLAALSSLAEEGKHFTKDDLLKARKALGIAADKNDPTLC; this is encoded by the coding sequence ATGACACACGATGTCGATGTTTACGAAACCCAGGAATGGCTGGATTCACTGCATGCCACCATTCGTCACGCTGGCCCTGAGCGGGCTGCCTTCTTACTGAAAAAACTCTTCGACCATGCCATGGCCAAAGGCGTTGCTTTGCCGCCCGCCATTACCACGCCATACCGCAATACCATTGCCCCGGAAAAAGAAAAGCGTATGCCCGGCGATTTATTTATGGAACGCCGTATCCGCTCGTTAATCCGCTGGAACGCGCTGGCGATGGTGATGCGCGCCAACGATAACGACGAAGGCCTGGGTGGCCATATTGCTTCTTTCTCGTCGGCCGCGACCTTATATGACGTTGCTTTTAATTATTTTTTCCGTGGCAACGATGATGGTCATCTGGGTGATCTGATTTATTTTCAGGGCCATTCGGCACCGGGTATTTATGCGCGCTCTTATCTGGAAGGGCGCTTTGACGAACAACAGCTCGACAGTTTCCGCCGCGAAGTGGATGGCAATGGTTTGTCGTCTTATCCGCACCCATGGCTGATGCCCGATTACTGGCAGTTCCCGACGGTATCCATGGGGCTGGGGCCCATTCAGGCGATTTATCAGGCGCACGTGATGCGTTATTTATCCGCCCGTGATCTGGTTGCCCGTGGCGACCGTAAAGTCTGGGCCTTTCTGGGTGACGGTGAATGTGACGAGCCGGAAACTCTCGGCGCTATTTCTCTGGCCGGGCGCGAGCAGCTGGAAAACCTGATTTTTGTCGTTAACTGCAACCTGCAGCGTCTGGATGGACCTGTTCGTGGTAACGGCAAAATCATGCAGGAACTCGAAGGCGTATTCCGTGGCGCCGGCTGGAATGTGATTAAAGTGGTGTGGGGACGGCACTGGGATATTCTGCTGGAAAAAGATAAATCCGGCATGTTGCAGAAACGCATGGACGAAGTCTGTGACGGTGATCTGCAGAACTACAAAGCCAATGGTCCTGCCTATACCCGCGAGCATTTCTTTGGCGCTTATCCGGAATTAAAGGAGCTGGCTGACGAACTGACCGATGACGATATCCGCAAACTGAACCGCGGTGGTCACGATCCGTTTAAAGTCTATGCCGCTTATGCCGAAGCCGTTGCCCATAAAGGCCAGCCAACCGTGGTACTGGCGCAAACCGTAAAAGGTTATGGTCTGGGTGATGCCGGTGAATCGGCCAACATTACCCACTCGGTGAAAAAACTCGATAAAGAAGCGCTGAAGCAATTCCGTGACCGCTTTGCCATTCCGCTGACCGATGACCAGCTGGATGACGTGCCGTATTACCGTCCGGCGCCGGACAGCCCGGAAATGAAATACATGCGCGAACGCCGCGAGCAGCTGCACGGTTTTGTACCGTCACGCCGTCCGGATTTTGAGCCTTTAACTGTTCCGGCACTGGAGGCCTTCCAGAACCAGCTCAGTGGTAGTGGTGAGCGCGAATTATCTTCAACCATGAGTTTTGTGCGGGTGTTGTCGCAACTGGTTAAAGACAAAAATATTGGTCAGCGGATCGTGCCTATTGTGCCGGATGAGGCCCGCACTTTTGGTATGGAAGGTATGTTCCGCCAGCTGGGTATTTATTCTTCTGCCGGGCAGAAATATACCCCGCATGATTCCAATCAGATCATGTATTACAAGGAAGATAAAAAAGGCCAGATTCTGGAAGAGGGCATCAACGAAGCCGGTGCCATGTCGGCCTGGATTGCGGCAGCGACGGCGTACAGCAATAGTCATTGCCCGATGATTCCGTTCTATGTGTTTTATTCGATGTTCGGTTTCCAGCGTATCGGCGATCTGGCCTGGGCCGCTGGCGATATTCAGGCGCGCGGCTTTTTAATCGGCGCGACCTCTGGCCGTACCACCTTAAACGGTGAGGGCCTGCAGCATCAGGATGGTCACAGTCATTTAATGGCTCACACTATTCCTAACTGTAAATCCTACGACCCGACCTATGGTTTTGAGCTGGCGGTCATTATTCAGGATGGTTTAAAGCGCATGTATGAGCAGCAGGAGAACTGCTTCTACTACATCACCACCATGAATGAAAACTACGCACACCCGGATATGCCACAAGGTGCTGAAGAGGGCATTATCAAAGGTATTTATCTGCTGAAAGGCGGTAAGAAAACCAAGGCGGCCGAACCCCGGGTACAGCTGATGGGTGCTGGTTCTATTTTGCGTGAAGTGGAAGCCGCGGCGGATATTCTGCGTAACGATTACGGCGTTGAGTCGGATATCTGGAGTGTAACCTCGGTGAACGAACTGGCACGTGATGGTCAGCGCTGTCAGCGTGAAAATCTGCTTAAACCGGATGCTGAAGCCACTGTGCCGTATCTCACTCAGGTACTGGCCGATAAAAAAGGCCCGGCGGTATTGGCAACGGATTATATCAAGTCGTATGGCGAGCAGTTGCGTGCCTTTATTCCGCAAAACTGTGGTGGTGCCGCAGGCTTTAAGGTGCTGGGAACCGATGGTTTTGGCCGCAGTGATACACGTAAAAAACTGCGTCATTTCTTTGAAGTCAGTCGTGAATTTATCGTACTGGCCGCCCTCAGCAGCCTGGCCGAAGAAGGTAAGCACTTCACTAAAGATGATCTGTTGAAAGCGCGCAAAGCTTTAGGCATTGCGGCTGACAAAAACGACCCGACCCTGTGCTGA
- the aceF gene encoding dihydrolipoyllysine-residue acetyltransferase: MSKLTVTVPDIGGAENVEIIEINVAVGDSVNADQDLLVLETDKATMEIPCPQAGKILALLVKVGDKVSEGSAILELESSDSTESEDAEQKSAEPLAAAQAPAQAAPVAEINAGSATDSVESLIDLVVPDLGGASEVTVIELCAQPGDTLSADDSLIVLESDKASMDIPAPQGGTLKELLINIGDKVKEGQVYGRLLTQAQPDSAATAQQASAQPALNKAVENAPAPTAAAVSAVPVAATPVAAVSETTSSAEKTDIHNVYAGPSSRRLARQLGVDLTKVKGTGDRSRITKDDIRDYVKALVKQAESGVAAVTSGSGIPAVPAVDFAQFGEIELQPMSKIKKVTAANMSRNWLNVPHVTQFDEADITDLDAFRASMKAEAEKQGVKLTPLPFLIKAAASALTLEPSFNVSLHHDGEHMVQKHYVHIGIACDTPNGLMVPVLRDADKKGIYQIAREASELIEKARNGKLKPNEMQGGCFTISSLGAMGGTGFTPIVNAPEVAIMGVSKAQIKPQWNGKEFVPRNMLPLAVSYDHRAINGADCGRFFTTLVALLSDVRRLVL; the protein is encoded by the coding sequence ATGAGTAAACTGACTGTGACTGTGCCCGATATCGGTGGTGCAGAGAATGTGGAAATTATTGAAATTAATGTCGCGGTGGGCGACAGCGTAAACGCCGATCAGGATTTACTGGTACTGGAAACCGATAAAGCAACGATGGAAATTCCGTGCCCGCAGGCCGGTAAAATTCTGGCGTTGCTGGTTAAGGTTGGCGATAAAGTCTCTGAAGGCTCGGCCATTCTGGAGCTGGAATCTTCAGATTCCACAGAGTCTGAGGATGCTGAGCAAAAAAGCGCAGAACCATTGGCTGCTGCGCAAGCGCCTGCTCAGGCGGCTCCGGTGGCAGAAATAAACGCCGGTTCAGCAACAGATAGTGTGGAAAGCCTGATCGATCTGGTGGTGCCTGATCTGGGCGGTGCCAGTGAAGTCACCGTGATTGAACTCTGTGCGCAGCCCGGCGATACCCTCAGTGCTGATGATTCGCTGATCGTGCTGGAAAGCGATAAAGCCAGCATGGATATTCCTGCACCACAGGGCGGCACCTTAAAAGAGTTGCTGATTAATATTGGCGACAAAGTAAAAGAAGGGCAGGTGTATGGCAGGCTGCTGACACAGGCGCAACCGGACTCTGCAGCGACAGCTCAGCAGGCATCGGCTCAGCCAGCGTTAAATAAAGCGGTGGAAAATGCACCAGCGCCAACAGCGGCTGCTGTTTCTGCGGTGCCTGTCGCTGCTACGCCTGTAGCTGCCGTGTCTGAAACGACAAGCAGTGCAGAAAAAACCGATATTCATAACGTCTACGCCGGCCCGTCTTCCCGTCGCCTGGCACGACAACTGGGTGTCGATTTAACCAAAGTGAAAGGCACGGGCGACCGCAGCCGTATTACCAAAGACGATATCCGCGACTACGTTAAAGCGCTGGTAAAACAGGCTGAAAGTGGCGTTGCTGCGGTGACTTCTGGCAGTGGTATTCCTGCGGTTCCGGCGGTTGATTTTGCACAGTTCGGTGAGATTGAACTGCAACCGATGAGCAAAATTAAAAAGGTCACGGCGGCGAATATGAGCCGTAACTGGCTGAATGTGCCGCACGTTACGCAGTTTGATGAAGCCGATATTACCGACCTGGATGCTTTCCGCGCCTCGATGAAAGCGGAAGCAGAAAAGCAGGGCGTTAAACTGACTCCGCTGCCGTTTTTAATTAAGGCAGCGGCCAGTGCCCTGACGCTGGAGCCCAGCTTTAATGTGTCGCTGCATCACGATGGCGAACATATGGTGCAGAAACACTATGTGCATATCGGAATTGCCTGCGATACACCGAACGGCCTGATGGTACCAGTGTTGCGTGATGCCGATAAAAAAGGCATTTACCAGATCGCCCGCGAAGCCAGCGAGCTGATTGAAAAGGCCCGTAACGGTAAGCTCAAACCTAACGAAATGCAGGGCGGCTGCTTTACCATTTCCAGTCTGGGGGCGATGGGCGGTACCGGTTTTACGCCGATTGTGAATGCACCGGAAGTGGCGATTATGGGCGTGTCTAAGGCGCAGATAAAACCACAGTGGAACGGCAAAGAATTTGTGCCGCGTAATATGCTGCCGCTGGCGGTCTCTTACGATCACCGGGCGATTAACGGTGCCGACTGTGGCCGCTTCTTCACCACGCTGGTGGCGTTGTTGTCGGATGTGCGTCGGCTGGTTTTATAA